The following proteins are encoded in a genomic region of Pseudorca crassidens isolate mPseCra1 chromosome 5, mPseCra1.hap1, whole genome shotgun sequence:
- the LOC137224532 gene encoding LOW QUALITY PROTEIN: olfactory receptor 5K1-like (The sequence of the model RefSeq protein was modified relative to this genomic sequence to represent the inferred CDS: inserted 1 base in 1 codon), producing MAKENHTVKHEFILTGFTDYPELKTLLFVVFFAIYLITMVGILGLVILISKEHHLCTPIYIFLGNPTLVDSCCACAITPKMLRNFFSENRTVSLYECMAQFYFLCTVETADCFLLVVMAYDHYVAICSPLQYHTRMSKELCIQMTTGAYIAGNLHSMIHIGLLFRLVFCGSNHIKHFYCDILPLYRLSCVDPYVNELVLFIFSGSIQVFTIGSVLISYPYILFTIFKMKSKEGRVKAFSSCASHFLSVSLFYGSXFFMHIRPNLLEEWDKDIPAAIVFTEVVPLLNPFICSLRNKEVITVLRKILKKKKNLKELKRKQAT from the exons ATGGCTAAAGAAAATCATACTGTAAAACATGAGTTTATCCTCACAGGATTTACAGACTACCCAGAGCTGAAGACCCTTCTGTTTGTGGTGTTCTTTGCCATTTATCTGATCACCATGGTGGGGATTCTTGGCCTGGTGATACTGATTTCAAAAGAGCATCATCTTTGCACACCAATTTACATCTTTCTGGGCAACCCCACTCTCGTGGATTCTTGCTGTGCCTGTGCCATTACTCCTAAGATGTTAAGGAACTTCTTTTCTGAAAACAGAACGGTTTCCCTCTATGAATGCATggcacagttttattttctttgcactGTTGAAACTGCAGACTGCTTTCTTCTGGTGGTAATGGCCTATGATCACTATGTGGCCATATGCAGCCCTCTGCAGTACCATACCAGGATGTCAAAGGAACTCTGCATTCAGATGACCACAGGGGCCTACATAGCTGGAAACCTGCATTCTATGATTCATATAGGGCTTCTATTTAGGTTAGTTTTCTGTGGATCAAATCACATCAAACACTTTTATTGTGATATTCTTCCTTTATATAGGCTCTCCTGTGTTGACCCTTATGTCAATGAACTGGTACTGTTTATCTTTTCAGGCTCAATTCAAGTCTTCACAATAGGTAGTGTCTTAATATCTTATCCCTACATTCTCTTtactattttcaaaatgaaatccaAAGAGGGAAGGGTCAAAGCCTTTTCTAGCTGTGCATCCCACTTTTtgtcagtttcattattttatggAT CTTTTTTCATGCACATTAGACCAAATTTGCTTGAAGAATGGGATAAAGATATACCAGCTGCTATTGTGTTTACAGAAGTAGTTCCTTTACTAAACCCTTTTATTTGTAGCCTAAGAAATAAGGAAGTAATAACTGTTTTGaggaaaattctgaagaaaaaa aagaacctaaaagaactaaagaggaaacaagcaacg